GGACTGTATCTTGCCGGCGGCGGAGCCTGGCTCGCCGGCCTCGGCGGCAGTTGGTACTATCTTCTGGCCGGCCTCGTCCTGCTTGCCTCCGGCGCGCTGATCGTCTCGCTCAGCCCCACCGGCACGGTGCTGTTCTGCCTCGTCTTCCTCGTCACCATCCCCTGGGCGTTGTGGGAGGTCGGGTTCGACTTCTGGCAACTCGTGGCGCGGCTGTTCGCCGTCGCGGTCGCCACCTGCCTTCTCCTGTTCCTGCATCCGACATTGCAAAGGGCCGCCGGGCGGCAGCCCTCTTTCGCCCCCTACGGCGCCGGGCTCGTTCTTCTGGTCGCCATCGTGGCAACGGGGGTCGCCGCCTTCTCTCCCAAGAACGTCGTCGCGCCGACGGCCAGCTACGCGGCACCGGACACGCCGGCACAGCCGGGCGAATGGCGCGAATGGGGCAAGGACAGCTTCGGCACGCGTTTCGCGTCCATCGACCAGATCACCCCTGCCAACGTACAGGATCTGCAGGTGGCCTGGACATTCCGTACCGGCGACCTGCCGGAAAGCACCGGCTCCGGTGCGGAAGACCAGAATACCCCCATACAGGTCGGCGATACGGTCTATGTCTGCTCCGCCTACGGCAAGGTCTTCGCCATCGACGCCGATGCCGGCACCGAGCGTTGGCGCTTCGACCCGCAGGCGCAGTCACCCAACTGGCAGCGTTGCCGCGGCCTTGCCTACTGGGAGGCCGGCGAAGAGCCCGCCCCGGCTGCGGACCCATCGCTTCCCGCCGGCGGCCAGCCGGCCCCTCAGGAAGCCGATGCCGCCCTGTGCAGGGGACGCCTGTTCCTGCCGACCATCGATGCCCGCCTGATCGCGCTGGACGCCGAAACCGGCCAGCCCTGCGCCGATTTCGGCCAGAACGGGACGGTGGACCTGACGGTCGGCATGGGCGAGGTCCAGCCGGGCTATTACCAGCAGACCTCCACCGCGCTCGTTGCCGGTGACCTCGTCATCGTCGGCGGCCGCGTGGCCGACAATTTCTCGACAGACGAGCCCCCGGGCGTCGTACGGGCCTTCGACGTGCGCACCGGCAACCTCGTCTGGGCATGGGATCCCGGCAACCCGGACCTGACCGGTGAGCCGCCCGCCGGAGAAACCTATACGCGCGGTACGCCCAACGTCTGGGCCGCCATGTCCTACGACCCCGAACTCGGCCTCGTCTATCTGCCGACGGGCAACGCCACCCCGGACTTCTGGACCGGCCATCGCAGCGAACTGGACAACCGGTACTCCTCTTCGGTGGTGGCGCTGGACCAGGCGACCGGCCAGGTCCGCTGGACCTTCCAGGGCGTT
This genomic window from Aureimonas sp. OT7 contains:
- a CDS encoding membrane-bound PQQ-dependent dehydrogenase, glucose/quinate/shikimate family — translated: MPEQTSSAFGRFLLRFIGIVVIIAGLYLAGGGAWLAGLGGSWYYLLAGLVLLASGALIVSLSPTGTVLFCLVFLVTIPWALWEVGFDFWQLVARLFAVAVATCLLLFLHPTLQRAAGRQPSFAPYGAGLVLLVAIVATGVAAFSPKNVVAPTASYAAPDTPAQPGEWREWGKDSFGTRFASIDQITPANVQDLQVAWTFRTGDLPESTGSGAEDQNTPIQVGDTVYVCSAYGKVFAIDADAGTERWRFDPQAQSPNWQRCRGLAYWEAGEEPAPAADPSLPAGGQPAPQEADAALCRGRLFLPTIDARLIALDAETGQPCADFGQNGTVDLTVGMGEVQPGYYQQTSTALVAGDLVIVGGRVADNFSTDEPPGVVRAFDVRTGNLVWAWDPGNPDLTGEPPAGETYTRGTPNVWAAMSYDPELGLVYLPTGNATPDFWTGHRSELDNRYSSSVVALDQATGQVRWTFQGVRRDIWDFDMPAQPVLYDIPDGNGGTVPALAQVTKQGMIFLLNRETGEPIAEVEDRPVPQGDLEGETYSPTQPFSVGMPMIGNETLTEADMWGATPFDQLLCRIAYRGMRVDGIFTPPGLDKSLQFPGSLGGMNWGAVSIDATTDLMYVNDMRLGLANYMVPRADIPAGASGIEMGVVPQEGTPFGAMRMRFLSPLGIPCQKPPFGTLSAIDLKTQELVWQVPLGTVEDTGPLGFAMGLPIPIGMPTLGPSLATHSGLVFFAGTQDFYLRAFDGRTGAELWKGRLPVGSQGGPMSYVSPASGKQYVVVTAGGARQSPERGDYVIAYTLP